The following DNA comes from Fibrobacter sp. UWR4.
GAACCGAACATAGGCGAAAGCATTTCGCTGAAGGATTCTGCAATGGCAGCACCGGAAAGGCCCACTGCGAACAGACGGATGTAGCTAATCACATCGATAAAGCTGTTCTCCACATCGAGCACGAGCATCGGGATGCTGATGATGTCCTGTTTGAGGCGCTTCGGTGGCACAGTAAAGAGCACCAGAAGAACGGCTTCCACGATGAACATCGGGATGACGAACTTCGGCATGTTGATACCGAGCACCATCTGGCAAGTTCCTCTTTTGGGCGTTCCCGCACATATCTGTGCGGTCGGGCTATATTCTGGGGGCAATCGGCTGCGCTTGCGCTTGCCGCACACCTCCCAGAACCAAGCCCCGCTTCGCGGGTCTTGTCCCCAAGGGGTCACTATCCCTAACGCGACGGCCCCCCCCTCGCAACACAGGGCGCGGCCTAACCAGCCTCGCCCTGTAAAACAAAAACTCCTGCCTGATTTTTATCAGGCAGGAGCAATGTTATTCATGTAATGTATCTTGTTACTATGCGGCATTTTCCTCTTCCTTCGTTTCGGTGGGGAAATCTACCACGGTCGTCTCGGGAGACTCGGTCGTATTCTTCCCTTTTCCCTTGCGAAGTTTCAGGTGCACCTTCTTCTGGTCGATGTGGCTGTTCACGGCGTTGATGAACTGGATGCAGCCTTCGTCCTTGTCGAGGGTGGCCTTGCCGATTGCAAGCGTCGTCACGATTCCGAATCCTTCGAGGCAGCGTTCGCGATACACCTTGTTGGCGTCGGCCACCTTCGATGCGATTTCCTTGTTGCGGTTCTGCACCGCCGTCAGGTATTCGTTGTGCTTGCTTTCGAGGTTTTCGAGCCAGGGCTTGAATCCGCAGGCGCTCAACTTGTCATCACCAATTTCCTTGAGGGTATTGATGAGGTTCGTGAAAGTACCCGTGGACTGGTCCTGATTCAACCTCGTGGGGTCGGCGTTCTCGGCAAAGATCTTGCGGAGACGTTCTCCCGTGGCAACCACGCCGCTGTCGGCAAGCGACTTGAGGCTCTTCGCAAAGTTCCTGCAAGAGGAGTAGGCGGCATTGCGTTCGGAATCAAGGCGGCTGACGGCCCTTGCGGCAGATTCGTCGACAGACACTTCAATGAGGTTAGCGTATTCGGTTACAGAGGTGCGGTAGGCTTCGATGGACTTGCGAATCTCTTCGCTGGTGATGCTTGCAGTCTGCTCAACGAAGTACTTGTGGAGTCCCAGGAATTCTTCGTTGCGCAGTGTTCTGTA
Coding sequences within:
- a CDS encoding DUF6261 family protein produces the protein MMKIHALNYRTLRNEEFLGLHKYFVEQTASITSEEIRKSIEAYRTSVTEYANLIEVSVDESAARAVSRLDSERNAAYSSCRNFAKSLKSLADSGVVATGERLRKIFAENADPTRLNQDQSTGTFTNLINTLKEIGDDKLSACGFKPWLENLESKHNEYLTAVQNRNKEIASKVADANKVYRERCLEGFGIVTTLAIGKATLDKDEGCIQFINAVNSHIDQKKVHLKLRKGKGKNTTESPETTVVDFPTETKEEENAA